The following coding sequences are from one Pseudonocardia sp. EC080619-01 window:
- a CDS encoding acyl-CoA dehydrogenase family protein yields MGVLSTEEQAVVDVVRDFVDREVKPSVNEVEHSGEYPEKWIEQMKELGIYGLAVPEPWGEAPVSMPCYALVTAELARGWMSLAGAMGGHTVVAKLLVEFGTQEQKDRYLPRMATGELRATMALTEPGGGSDLQNMATHAAPDGDGYVINGSKTWISNARRSGLIALLCKTDPAAEPKHRGISVLLVEHGPGLTVSKDLPKLGYKGVESCELIFDDMRVPAGAVLGGTPGRGFGQMMKGLETGRIQVASRALGVADAALEDSLRYAQDRESFGKPIWQHQSVGNHLADMATKITAARQLILYAAQKYDRGERCDMEAGMAKLFTSEIAMEVALNAVRIHGGYGYSTEFDVERYFRDAPLMIVGEGTNEIQRNVIAAQLVKRGGLERG; encoded by the coding sequence ATGGGTGTGCTGAGCACCGAGGAACAGGCCGTCGTCGACGTCGTGCGCGACTTCGTCGACCGCGAGGTCAAGCCCTCGGTCAACGAGGTCGAGCACTCGGGCGAGTACCCCGAGAAGTGGATCGAGCAGATGAAGGAGCTCGGCATCTACGGGCTCGCGGTCCCCGAGCCCTGGGGCGAGGCCCCGGTCTCGATGCCCTGCTACGCCCTGGTCACCGCCGAGCTGGCCCGCGGCTGGATGAGCCTGGCCGGCGCGATGGGCGGGCACACCGTCGTCGCGAAGCTGCTCGTCGAGTTCGGCACCCAGGAGCAGAAGGACCGCTACCTGCCGCGGATGGCCACCGGCGAGCTGCGCGCCACGATGGCGCTCACCGAGCCCGGCGGTGGCTCCGACCTGCAGAACATGGCCACCCACGCCGCGCCCGACGGCGACGGCTACGTGATCAACGGGTCCAAGACCTGGATCTCGAACGCGCGCCGCTCCGGGCTGATCGCGCTGCTGTGCAAGACCGACCCGGCCGCCGAGCCCAAGCACCGGGGCATCTCGGTGCTGCTCGTCGAGCACGGCCCCGGCCTCACGGTGTCCAAGGATCTGCCCAAGCTCGGCTACAAGGGCGTCGAGTCCTGCGAGCTGATCTTCGACGACATGCGGGTCCCCGCCGGCGCCGTCCTCGGCGGCACCCCCGGCAGGGGCTTCGGCCAGATGATGAAGGGCCTCGAGACCGGCCGCATCCAGGTCGCCTCCCGCGCGCTCGGCGTCGCCGACGCCGCCCTGGAGGACTCCCTGCGCTACGCCCAGGACCGGGAGAGCTTCGGCAAGCCGATCTGGCAGCACCAGTCGGTCGGCAACCACCTCGCCGACATGGCCACGAAGATCACCGCCGCCCGGCAGCTGATCCTCTACGCCGCCCAGAAGTACGACCGCGGCGAGCGGTGCGACATGGAGGCCGGGATGGCGAAGCTGTTCACCTCCGAGATCGCGATGGAGGTCGCGCTGAACGCCGTCCGCATCCACGGCGGCTACGGCTACTCCACCGAGTTCGACGTCGAGCGGTACTTCCGCGACGCTCCGCTGATGATCGTCGGCGAGGGGACCAACGAGATCCAGCGGAACGTGATCGCCGCACAGCTGGTCAAGCGCGGCGGACTGGAGCGGGGATGA
- a CDS encoding CoA ester lyase: MTDTTTDTGYTLRGPALLFCPGDRPERYAKAAAAADTVILDLEDAVGPDGKDAARAAVVAGLAELDPAAVVVRVNAPGTAWHDADVAALAGHPDVAVMLPMAARAADVAALAPRPVIALCETAAGVLAAPEIAAAPNCTGLMWGSEDLVADLGGRPGRAPGGGYRPAVEEARIRILYAARAAGVTPVDTVLVAIDDLDTLRTDSESAVGSGYAAKACIHPKQVTVVREAFLPTDDEVAEAREVLDAAREHTGGGVFRLHGRMIDAPVLAHAREVLRQAGAPV, from the coding sequence ATGACGGACACGACGACGGACACGGGCTACACGCTGCGCGGCCCGGCCCTGCTGTTCTGCCCGGGCGACCGACCCGAGCGGTACGCGAAGGCGGCGGCCGCGGCCGACACGGTGATCCTGGACCTGGAGGACGCGGTCGGCCCGGACGGCAAGGACGCGGCGCGCGCCGCCGTCGTCGCCGGGCTGGCGGAGCTCGACCCGGCCGCCGTGGTCGTCCGGGTCAACGCCCCGGGCACCGCGTGGCACGACGCCGACGTCGCCGCACTCGCCGGCCACCCGGACGTCGCGGTGATGCTGCCGATGGCCGCCCGCGCCGCCGACGTCGCCGCGCTGGCGCCGCGCCCGGTGATCGCGCTGTGCGAGACCGCGGCCGGCGTCCTCGCAGCACCGGAGATCGCCGCCGCACCGAACTGCACCGGGCTGATGTGGGGCAGCGAGGACCTGGTCGCCGACCTGGGCGGACGCCCCGGCCGCGCACCTGGCGGGGGCTACCGCCCGGCCGTCGAGGAGGCCCGCATCCGGATCCTCTACGCCGCGCGCGCCGCAGGGGTCACCCCGGTCGACACGGTGCTCGTCGCCATCGACGACCTCGACACGCTCCGCACCGACAGCGAGTCGGCCGTCGGCTCGGGGTACGCGGCGAAGGCCTGCATCCACCCGAAGCAGGTCACCGTGGTCCGCGAGGCGTTCCTGCCGACCGACGACGAGGTCGCCGAGGCCCGCGAGGTCCTCGACGCGGCACGGGAGCACACCGGCGGCGGAGTGTTCCGCCTGCACGGCCGGATGATCGACGCGCCGGTGCTCGCGCACGCCCGGGAGGTGCTCCGCCAGGCGGGCGCCCCCGTCTGA
- a CDS encoding LysR family transcriptional regulator gives MTTLDELEWFVVLAETEHMTRAAEKLSVAQPTLSRALGRLERQVGAPLFDRVARRLRLNASGEIMLEHARRSLAELAAAGDRIATLRDPDHGTVRLAFLHSIAAGLTPEMLRAYRSHAPGVVFELTQAAGHEIIEHVRAGRADLGLTAPRPDDDELAWTGLYRQQLCLAVPADHRLAGRPRVALSAAGTDPFVALRAPIGLRRLTDELCARAGLSPRFAFESTEIGTLEGFVSAGLGVAIVPEPRPDRAESGVSYVPLTDATAHRSIGLTWLRERPAPPVVARFADFVVERYRDRAPGTRP, from the coding sequence GTGACGACGCTGGACGAGCTCGAGTGGTTCGTCGTGCTCGCCGAGACCGAGCACATGACCCGGGCCGCGGAGAAGCTCTCCGTCGCCCAGCCGACGCTGTCCCGCGCGCTGGGCCGGCTCGAGCGCCAGGTCGGCGCCCCGCTGTTCGACCGGGTCGCCCGCAGGCTCCGGTTGAACGCCTCCGGCGAGATCATGCTGGAACACGCCCGGCGCAGCCTCGCCGAGCTGGCCGCCGCCGGGGACCGGATCGCGACGCTGCGCGACCCGGACCACGGCACGGTCCGGCTGGCGTTCCTGCACTCGATCGCGGCCGGCCTCACCCCCGAGATGCTGCGGGCCTACCGCTCGCACGCCCCCGGGGTCGTCTTCGAGCTCACCCAGGCCGCCGGGCACGAGATCATCGAGCACGTCCGCGCCGGGCGCGCCGACCTCGGGCTGACCGCCCCGCGCCCGGACGACGACGAGCTGGCCTGGACCGGCCTGTACCGGCAGCAGCTGTGCCTCGCCGTCCCCGCCGACCACCGGCTCGCCGGCCGCCCGCGGGTCGCGCTGTCGGCGGCGGGGACGGACCCGTTCGTGGCGCTGCGCGCGCCGATCGGCCTGCGGCGGCTCACCGACGAGCTCTGCGCCCGGGCGGGGCTCAGCCCGCGGTTCGCGTTCGAGAGCACCGAGATCGGCACGCTGGAGGGGTTCGTCTCGGCCGGGCTGGGGGTCGCGATCGTGCCCGAGCCGCGGCCGGACCGGGCCGAGTCGGGCGTCTCCTACGTCCCGCTGACCGACGCGACGGCGCACCGGTCGATCGGGTTGACCTGGCTGCGGGAACGGCCCGCCCCGCCCGTCGTGGCCCGGTTCGCCGACTTCGTCGTCGAGCGGTACCGGGACCGCGCACCCGGCACACGGCCCTGA
- a CDS encoding putative immunity protein yields the protein MPDDPTTIPLGHDELRAVTAFAVACARPALEIVEHACPGDPRPRDAVDAAHAFAGGADRTRATRDAAWAAHRAAQETRDAGLAAASDAARAAGHAAGADGSASWSGDWTRRSGDAAVPGPQSPRPRPMTSFMISVVPP from the coding sequence GTGCCGGACGACCCGACGACGATCCCGCTGGGCCACGACGAGCTCCGGGCCGTCACCGCGTTCGCCGTGGCGTGCGCGCGGCCCGCCCTGGAGATCGTCGAGCACGCGTGTCCGGGCGACCCGCGCCCGCGCGACGCGGTGGACGCGGCCCACGCGTTCGCCGGGGGCGCCGACCGCACCAGGGCGACGAGGGACGCCGCGTGGGCCGCGCACCGTGCGGCGCAGGAGACCCGCGACGCGGGCCTGGCCGCGGCGAGCGACGCCGCCCGCGCCGCGGGGCACGCGGCGGGGGCGGACGGGTCGGCGAGCTGGTCCGGCGATTGGACGCGGCGCTCCGGTGACGCCGCGGTCCCGGGGCCTCAGAGTCCCAGGCCCCGGCCGATGACCTCCTTCATGATCTCGGTCGTGCCGCCGTAG
- a CDS encoding acyl-CoA dehydrogenase family protein produces MRRTLYESDHEDFRSAFRAFVDKEVAPHGERWTADGIVPRELFTTAGANGFLGMDVPESYGGGGVPDFRFNAVVIEELMDAGAGGLGLGMTLHNDIVIPYLLAYGSDEQKQRWLPDAVSGNAILAIAMTEPGTGSDLASMTTTAVREGDHYVVNGSKTFITNGINADLVVVAVKTDPSQKHKGMSLLVLERGMEGFERGRNLDKLGQHAQDTAELSFTDVRVPVGNLLGPDEGQGFTQLVTNLPQERLSIAVAGVAAARTALTQSLEYVKERKAFGSPIGSFQNSKFVLAELDTEIDIAEHYVDDCVRALNAGELTAVDASKAKYWCTELQGRVVDKCLQLHGGYGYMSEYPISTAYADARITRIYGGTTEIMKEVIGRGLGL; encoded by the coding sequence ATGCGGCGCACACTGTACGAGTCCGACCACGAGGACTTCCGGTCCGCGTTCCGAGCCTTCGTCGACAAGGAGGTCGCTCCGCACGGGGAGCGGTGGACCGCCGACGGGATCGTGCCCCGGGAGCTGTTCACGACGGCCGGCGCGAACGGCTTCCTGGGCATGGACGTGCCCGAGTCCTACGGCGGCGGCGGGGTCCCGGACTTCCGGTTCAACGCCGTCGTCATCGAGGAGCTGATGGACGCCGGTGCCGGCGGCCTGGGCCTCGGGATGACCCTGCACAACGACATCGTCATCCCGTACCTGCTCGCCTACGGCTCCGACGAGCAGAAGCAGCGCTGGCTCCCGGACGCGGTGAGCGGGAACGCGATCCTGGCGATCGCGATGACCGAGCCCGGAACCGGCTCGGACCTCGCCTCGATGACGACGACCGCGGTCCGGGAGGGCGACCACTACGTCGTCAACGGGTCCAAGACGTTCATCACCAACGGCATCAACGCCGACCTGGTGGTCGTGGCGGTGAAGACCGACCCGTCGCAGAAGCACAAGGGCATGAGCCTGCTGGTGCTCGAGCGCGGGATGGAGGGGTTCGAGCGCGGCCGGAACCTGGACAAGCTGGGCCAGCACGCGCAGGACACCGCCGAGCTGTCGTTCACCGACGTCCGGGTCCCGGTGGGGAACCTGCTCGGGCCCGACGAGGGCCAGGGCTTCACCCAGCTCGTCACCAACCTGCCCCAGGAACGGCTGTCGATCGCGGTCGCGGGCGTCGCCGCGGCCCGCACCGCCCTGACGCAGTCCCTGGAGTACGTGAAGGAGCGCAAGGCGTTCGGCTCGCCGATCGGCTCGTTCCAGAACTCGAAGTTCGTGCTGGCCGAGCTGGACACCGAGATCGACATCGCCGAGCACTACGTCGACGACTGCGTGCGCGCCCTCAACGCGGGCGAGCTGACCGCGGTCGACGCGTCGAAGGCGAAGTACTGGTGCACCGAGCTGCAGGGCCGGGTCGTCGACAAGTGCCTGCAGCTGCACGGCGGCTACGGCTACATGAGCGAGTACCCGATCTCCACGGCGTACGCCGACGCCCGGATCACCCGGATCTACGGCGGCACGACCGAGATCATGAAGGAGGTCATCGGCCGGGGCCTGGGACTCTGA
- a CDS encoding 3-hydroxyacyl-CoA dehydrogenase, with the protein MDINGSVAVVTGGASGLGLATTEKLVEQGGKVVIIDLPSSQGEAVADKLGDAVRFVPADVTDEAQVGAALDAAEELGTVRIAVNCAGIGNAAKTYGKKGAFPLDGFTKVINVNLIGTFNVIRLAAERIATAEPVDGDRGVVINTASVAAFEGQIGQAAYSASKGGIVGMTLPIARDLADLGIRVCTIAPGLFETPLLGALPEDVKASLGKQVPHPSRLGQPAEYAKLAAHIVENPMLNGETIRLDGAIRMQPR; encoded by the coding sequence ATGGACATCAACGGTTCCGTCGCCGTCGTCACCGGTGGGGCCTCCGGCCTCGGCCTGGCCACCACCGAGAAGCTCGTCGAGCAGGGCGGCAAGGTCGTGATCATCGACCTGCCGTCGTCGCAGGGCGAGGCCGTCGCCGACAAGCTCGGTGACGCGGTGCGCTTCGTGCCGGCCGACGTCACCGACGAGGCCCAGGTCGGTGCCGCGCTCGACGCCGCCGAGGAGCTCGGCACGGTGCGCATCGCCGTGAACTGCGCGGGCATCGGCAACGCCGCCAAGACCTACGGCAAGAAGGGCGCCTTCCCGCTGGACGGGTTCACGAAGGTGATCAACGTGAACCTGATCGGCACGTTCAACGTGATCCGGCTGGCTGCGGAGCGGATCGCGACGGCCGAGCCGGTCGACGGGGACCGCGGCGTGGTGATCAACACGGCGTCGGTGGCGGCGTTCGAGGGTCAGATCGGGCAGGCGGCGTACTCGGCGTCGAAGGGTGGCATCGTCGGGATGACGCTGCCGATCGCGCGTGACCTGGCCGACCTGGGGATCCGGGTGTGCACGATCGCGCCGGGGCTGTTCGAGACCCCGCTGCTCGGGGCGCTGCCCGAGGACGTGAAGGCGTCGCTGGGCAAGCAGGTGCCGCACCCGTCGCGGCTGGGGCAGCCCGCGGAGTACGCGAAGCTGGCCGCGCACATCGTCGAGAACCCGATGCTCAACGGCGAGACGATCCGCCTCGACGGCGCGATCCGGATGCAGCCGCGGTAG
- a CDS encoding acetyl-CoA C-acyltransferase — MRDAVIVEAVRSPVGKRKGGLAGVHPTDLSAHVLRSVAERSGVDPAEIEDVIWGCVSQSGEQTLDIARNAALAAGFPESVTGVTVDRQCGSSQQSVHFAAAGLIAGQYDVVVAGGVESMTRVPMFSSSQGEDPLGADFAARYGTAPNQGVGAEMIAEKWGFSRQQLDEFALQSHARAAEAQDAGRFDGQIAPLAGVAADEGVRRGGTLEGLAQLKTVFKEAGQGGVIHAGNSSQISDGSAALLMTTSEKAAELGLRPVARVHTAVLAGADPVIMLTAPIPATEKALAKSGLGLSDIGAFEVNEAFAPVPLAWLADIGGDDAGVAQRLNPNGGAIALGHPLGGSGARIMTTLVHHMRDNGIRYGLQTMCEGGGQANATILELL, encoded by the coding sequence GTGCGGGACGCAGTCATCGTCGAAGCGGTGCGCAGCCCGGTCGGCAAGCGCAAGGGCGGTCTGGCCGGGGTGCACCCGACCGATCTGTCGGCCCACGTGCTGCGGAGCGTGGCGGAGCGGTCGGGTGTCGACCCGGCTGAGATCGAGGACGTGATCTGGGGCTGCGTGTCGCAGTCCGGTGAGCAGACCCTGGACATCGCCCGCAACGCGGCGCTGGCGGCCGGGTTCCCGGAGTCGGTGACGGGTGTGACGGTCGACCGGCAGTGCGGGTCGAGCCAGCAGTCGGTGCACTTCGCGGCGGCGGGCCTGATCGCCGGGCAGTACGACGTGGTCGTCGCCGGTGGTGTGGAGTCGATGACCCGGGTGCCGATGTTCTCGTCGAGCCAGGGCGAGGACCCGCTCGGTGCGGACTTCGCGGCGCGGTACGGCACCGCCCCGAACCAGGGTGTGGGCGCGGAGATGATCGCCGAGAAGTGGGGCTTCTCGCGGCAGCAGCTCGACGAGTTCGCGCTGCAGTCGCACGCGCGTGCCGCCGAGGCGCAGGACGCGGGCCGGTTCGACGGCCAGATCGCGCCGCTGGCCGGGGTCGCCGCGGACGAGGGTGTGCGGCGGGGCGGGACGCTCGAGGGTCTCGCGCAGCTGAAGACGGTGTTCAAGGAGGCCGGCCAGGGTGGGGTGATCCATGCGGGGAACTCGTCGCAGATCTCCGACGGGTCGGCGGCGTTGCTGATGACGACCTCGGAGAAGGCTGCGGAGCTGGGGTTGCGTCCGGTGGCGCGGGTGCACACCGCGGTGCTGGCGGGTGCGGATCCGGTGATCATGTTGACGGCGCCGATCCCGGCGACGGAGAAGGCGCTGGCGAAGTCGGGGCTGGGTCTGTCGGACATCGGGGCGTTCGAGGTGAACGAGGCGTTCGCGCCGGTGCCGCTGGCGTGGCTGGCCGACATCGGTGGGGACGACGCGGGTGTGGCGCAGCGGTTGAACCCGAACGGTGGGGCGATCGCGCTGGGGCATCCGCTGGGTGGTTCGGGTGCGCGGATCATGACGACGCTGGTGCACCACATGCGGGACAACGGCATCCGTTACGGCCTGCAGACCATGTGCGAGGGCGGCGGGCAGGCGAACGCCACCATCCTCGAACTCCTCTGA
- a CDS encoding lipocalin-like domain-containing protein — translation MTGADPRSPWERLLGTWDLVSFVRLVDGDPIGDVLGPDPVGRLTYQADGRVTALLARRDRPWRSGETFLSAGDEARGAAAREFVAYSGRFEVVDDRVVHHVDISLYPEHPGTDLVRTVSWRDGLLELRTPSRDTRSGRSMCDRLTWRPESGACRPPSVTSATATRGPEGW, via the coding sequence GTGACCGGGGCGGACCCGCGGTCGCCGTGGGAGCGCCTGCTCGGGACCTGGGACCTCGTGTCGTTCGTCCGGCTCGTCGACGGCGACCCGATCGGTGACGTCCTCGGGCCCGATCCGGTCGGCCGGCTGACCTACCAGGCGGACGGGCGCGTCACCGCCCTGCTCGCGCGTCGCGACCGTCCGTGGCGGTCCGGTGAGACCTTCCTGTCCGCCGGCGACGAGGCCCGCGGGGCCGCTGCGCGTGAGTTCGTCGCCTACTCGGGCCGGTTCGAGGTCGTGGACGACCGCGTCGTGCACCACGTGGACATCTCGCTGTACCCGGAGCACCCGGGGACCGACCTGGTGCGGACGGTGTCCTGGCGCGACGGGCTGCTCGAACTGCGCACGCCGTCGCGTGACACCCGGTCCGGGCGCTCGATGTGCGACCGCCTCACCTGGCGCCCGGAGTCCGGGGCCTGCCGTCCACCGTCGGTGACGAGCGCAACGGCGACACGGGGCCCGGAAGGGTGGTGA
- a CDS encoding MFS transporter produces MSRSATRSTGFRAVVSTCLAVTVLDGVDLLMFGAVLPVLLQDQVWGMTTVEAGLIGSVSLFGMMIGAMLAGCLTDIVGRRPIVLGCVASFSVFTGLCALAPSLEVFAILRFLAGLGFGGALPTVIALTMEYVRIERRQFYNGVVQTGFPIGGALVSVIAIVVIPVFGWQSLFAAAGLVGIVLFVVAYRNLPESMAFLVARGRADEAAELARRYEVGVAAESGLAVRQGATAGDERRSAFRLLSAPGFRVAAVLFPLISFFGLLVSYGMNTWIPQILRTTGYDLGSALSFMLAFNLGSAVGMVVLTGLADRFGSRRVISTGFLAGAAAVAALTLGPAQGVVFGLVLLIGFCASSQSAVYGFAGVYYPAAARGTVLGLCTGLGRLGGVAGPIMVGIVIAAPAGATGVFWAFTAVGLVAAVLVALVPRTGLTDRPRPVVDDGPADRQVPA; encoded by the coding sequence ATGTCCAGATCCGCCACACGCAGCACCGGGTTCCGGGCCGTCGTGTCCACCTGCCTCGCGGTGACCGTCCTCGACGGGGTCGACCTGCTCATGTTCGGAGCGGTCCTCCCGGTCCTGCTGCAGGACCAGGTGTGGGGCATGACGACCGTCGAGGCCGGACTGATCGGCAGCGTCTCGCTGTTCGGCATGATGATCGGGGCGATGCTGGCGGGGTGCCTGACCGACATCGTGGGCCGGCGGCCCATCGTGCTCGGCTGCGTCGCGAGCTTCAGCGTGTTCACCGGGTTGTGCGCGCTCGCCCCGAGCCTGGAGGTCTTCGCGATCCTGCGCTTCCTGGCGGGGCTCGGGTTCGGCGGCGCGCTGCCGACCGTCATCGCGCTGACCATGGAGTACGTGCGGATCGAGCGGCGTCAGTTCTACAACGGCGTCGTCCAGACGGGGTTCCCGATCGGCGGCGCGCTCGTGTCGGTCATCGCCATCGTCGTCATCCCGGTCTTCGGGTGGCAGTCCCTGTTCGCCGCGGCGGGCCTGGTGGGGATCGTGCTGTTCGTCGTCGCCTACCGGAACCTGCCCGAGTCGATGGCGTTCCTCGTCGCCCGCGGCCGTGCCGACGAGGCCGCGGAGCTCGCCCGCCGGTACGAGGTCGGCGTCGCCGCCGAGTCCGGCCTCGCCGTCCGGCAGGGCGCCACCGCCGGGGACGAGCGGCGCTCGGCGTTCCGCCTGTTGTCCGCCCCGGGGTTCCGCGTGGCCGCCGTGCTGTTCCCGCTGATCAGCTTCTTCGGGTTGCTCGTCTCCTACGGTATGAACACCTGGATCCCGCAGATCCTCCGCACGACCGGCTACGACCTCGGCTCGGCGCTGTCGTTCATGCTGGCGTTCAACCTCGGCAGCGCCGTCGGCATGGTCGTCCTGACGGGGCTCGCCGACCGCTTCGGCTCGCGCCGGGTCATCTCCACCGGGTTCCTGGCCGGCGCGGCGGCCGTCGCGGCCCTGACCCTGGGGCCGGCCCAGGGGGTCGTGTTCGGCCTGGTGCTGCTGATCGGGTTCTGCGCGTCGTCCCAGTCCGCGGTGTACGGCTTCGCCGGCGTCTACTACCCGGCTGCCGCGCGGGGCACGGTCCTCGGGCTGTGCACCGGGCTCGGCCGGCTGGGCGGGGTCGCCGGGCCGATCATGGTCGGCATCGTCATCGCGGCCCCGGCCGGTGCGACCGGCGTGTTCTGGGCGTTCACGGCGGTCGGGCTCGTCGCCGCGGTGCTCGTCGCACTGGTCCCGCGGACCGGGCTCACCGACCGGCCCCGCCCGGTCGTGGACGACGGCCCCGCGGACCGTCAGGTCCCGGCGTGA
- a CDS encoding TetR/AcrR family transcriptional regulator, with translation MPRPDRPMLSRRIIVTAALAIIDADGLEAFSLTRLAREMGVQAPSLYHHFPDKASILEAVARSIIRETPQPVARDTDDWIEYFVALSLLFRRTILRHAHAAPILLEFMPREVFTPVYETSATFLEEVGIPPHLHVLVLDGLDRLTLGAALTDAMKAPAGQDRVFPHANPQQHPALVRAIGNNALDPETLWAESVRTFLRGIDAMRPETPARPATTDAVTPRSDP, from the coding sequence ATGCCACGACCCGACCGCCCGATGCTGAGCCGGAGAATCATCGTCACGGCAGCGCTCGCGATCATCGACGCCGACGGACTGGAGGCGTTCAGCCTCACCCGGCTCGCCCGCGAGATGGGCGTGCAGGCCCCCTCGCTCTACCACCACTTCCCGGACAAGGCATCGATCCTCGAGGCCGTCGCCCGGTCGATCATCCGCGAGACGCCGCAGCCGGTCGCCCGGGACACGGACGACTGGATCGAGTACTTCGTCGCCCTGAGCCTGCTCTTCCGCCGGACGATCCTGCGCCACGCCCACGCCGCGCCGATCCTGCTGGAGTTCATGCCGCGCGAGGTCTTCACGCCGGTCTACGAGACCTCGGCGACCTTCCTGGAGGAGGTCGGCATCCCGCCCCACCTGCACGTCCTCGTCCTCGACGGGCTCGACCGCCTCACCCTCGGCGCCGCACTGACGGATGCGATGAAGGCGCCGGCCGGACAGGACCGAGTCTTCCCGCACGCGAACCCGCAGCAGCACCCGGCCCTGGTCCGGGCGATCGGCAACAACGCGCTCGACCCCGAGACCCTCTGGGCCGAGTCCGTCCGGACGTTCCTGCGCGGCATCGACGCCATGCGGCCGGAGACGCCCGCGAGACCCGCGACGACGGACGCCGTGACCCCCCGGAGTGACCCTTGA
- a CDS encoding class I adenylate-forming enzyme family protein, whose amino-acid sequence MNVPELVRFWARTRPDHDAIAFEGAAESWSAFDAATDDLARGLAARGIARGDRVAVLMHNRPELARTMVAVLKLGAICVPLNFRLLSGELAELLDDADCSLVVTEESLLSLVADGDGRHDVVSLGSTAVPGYDTLLGTPGPAPSADIADDDGAFLCYTSGTTGVQKGALLTHRSVLAPAQAQMIAYGLSWRDRVLVPAPLVYTGSVVSVFVQLVIYPGATMVLLADFDSERSLEIMVRERVTAATFVPVIWQRMAARSGFADAALSAFTYAAAGGAPVATETLRAYRDRGVPLNQVYGLTEASGLVTSLPWHDALHRPESCGRALVGTEVRVAAATGEVGEVLVRGPHVMREYWRRPEATAETVVDGWLHTGDLGRMDDEGFLSIVDRSKDLVISGGINVYPAEIEKVLAAVPGVGDLAVIGVPDEVWGEVPMVVFHSERDASVVVAELAAAAGSRLARFKQPRHAVASPDPLPRTFSGKLTKAALRERFREVPPEAVSLRDTTPA is encoded by the coding sequence ATGAACGTCCCCGAGCTCGTCCGATTCTGGGCCCGCACCCGGCCCGACCACGACGCGATCGCCTTCGAGGGCGCCGCCGAGTCCTGGAGCGCGTTCGACGCCGCGACCGACGACCTCGCCCGCGGTCTCGCCGCCCGCGGGATCGCCCGGGGTGACCGGGTCGCGGTGCTCATGCACAACCGCCCCGAGCTCGCCCGGACCATGGTGGCGGTGCTCAAGCTCGGCGCGATCTGCGTCCCGCTGAACTTCCGGCTGCTGTCCGGCGAGCTCGCCGAACTACTGGACGACGCGGACTGCTCCCTGGTCGTCACCGAGGAGTCGCTGCTCTCCCTGGTCGCCGACGGCGACGGACGTCACGACGTCGTCTCGCTGGGCTCGACCGCCGTCCCCGGGTACGACACGCTGCTCGGCACCCCCGGCCCGGCACCGTCGGCCGACATCGCCGACGACGACGGCGCCTTCCTCTGCTACACCTCGGGCACCACCGGCGTGCAGAAGGGCGCACTGCTGACCCACCGCAGCGTCCTCGCGCCCGCCCAGGCGCAGATGATCGCCTACGGCCTGTCCTGGCGGGACCGCGTCCTGGTACCCGCCCCGCTGGTCTACACCGGCTCCGTCGTGTCGGTGTTCGTGCAGCTCGTGATCTACCCGGGCGCGACCATGGTGCTGCTCGCCGACTTCGACTCGGAGCGCAGCCTGGAGATCATGGTGCGCGAGCGGGTCACCGCGGCGACGTTCGTCCCGGTGATCTGGCAGCGGATGGCCGCCCGTTCCGGCTTCGCCGACGCCGCACTCTCCGCCTTCACCTACGCCGCCGCCGGCGGCGCGCCCGTCGCGACCGAGACCCTGCGTGCCTACCGCGACCGGGGCGTCCCGCTGAACCAGGTCTACGGCCTGACCGAGGCGTCCGGCCTGGTCACCAGCCTGCCATGGCACGACGCGCTGCACCGCCCCGAGTCCTGCGGCCGGGCGCTGGTCGGCACCGAGGTCCGGGTCGCCGCGGCCACCGGTGAGGTCGGTGAGGTGCTCGTCCGCGGCCCGCACGTGATGCGCGAGTACTGGCGCAGGCCGGAGGCGACCGCCGAGACCGTCGTCGACGGGTGGCTGCACACCGGGGACCTCGGCCGGATGGACGACGAGGGTTTCCTGTCCATCGTGGACCGGAGCAAGGACCTGGTGATCTCCGGCGGCATCAACGTCTATCCGGCCGAGATCGAGAAGGTGCTCGCGGCCGTCCCCGGGGTGGGTGACCTCGCCGTCATCGGGGTCCCCGACGAGGTGTGGGGCGAGGTGCCGATGGTCGTCTTCCACTCCGAGCGCGACGCGTCCGTCGTCGTCGCGGAGCTCGCCGCCGCCGCCGGGTCCCGGCTCGCGCGGTTCAAGCAGCCGCGGCACGCCGTCGCCTCGCCGGATCCGCTGCCGCGGACCTTCTCCGGGAAGCTGACCAAGGCCGCGCTGCGCGAGAGGTTCCGGGAGGTCCCGCCCGAGGCGGTCTCCCTGCGCGACACGACACCCGCCTGA